One window of the Piliocolobus tephrosceles isolate RC106 chromosome 17, ASM277652v3, whole genome shotgun sequence genome contains the following:
- the NSMCE1 gene encoding non-structural maintenance of chromosomes element 1 homolog isoform X3: protein MPLICPQGPLFSPTPRRGLLSGKCNATVDKLEDFINNINSVLESLYIEIKRGVTEDDGRPIYALVNLATTSVSKMATDFAENELDLFRKALELIIDSETGFASSTNILNLVDQLKGKKMRKKEAEQVLQKFVQNKWLIEKEGEFTLHGRAILEMEQYIRETYPDAVKICNICHSLLIQGQSCETCGIRMHLPCVAKYFQSNAEPRCPHCNDYWPHEIPEVFDPEKERESGISKSNKKSLRSRQR, encoded by the exons ATGCCTCTCATCTGCCCACAGGGCCCATTGTTCTCACCGACACCCAGGAGGGGCCTCCTTAGTGGAAAAT GCAATGCCACTGTAGATAAGTTGGAGGACTTCATCAACAACATTAACAGTGTCTTGGAGTCCTTGTATATCGAGATAAAGAGAGGAGTCACGGAAGATGACGGGAGACCCATTTATGCGTTG GTGAATCTTGCTACAACTTCAGTTTCCAAAATGGCTACGGATTTTGCAGAGAATGAACTGGATCTGTTTAGAAAGGCT CTGGAACTAATTATTGACTCAGAAACTGGCTTTGCGTCTTCCACAAACATTTTGAACCTGGTTGATCAACTTAAAGGcaagaagatgaggaagaaggaagcGGAGCAGGTGCTGCAGAAGTTTGTCCAAAACAAGTGGCTAATTGAG AAGGAAGGGGAGTTCACCCTGCATGGCCGGGCCATCCTGGAAATGGAGCAATACATCCGGGAGACGTACCCCGACGCGGTGAAGATCTGTAATATCTGTCACAGCCTCCTCATCCAG GGTCAAAGCTGCGAAACCTGTGGGATCAGGATGCACTTACCCTGCGTGGCCAAGTACTTCCAGTCAAACGCCGAACCGCGCTGCCCCCACTGCAACGACTACTGGCCCCATGAGATCCCAG AAGTCTTTGACCCTGAGAAGGAGAGGGAGTCTGGTATCTCGAAATCGAACAAAAAGTCCCTGCGGTCCAGGCAGCGTTAG
- the NSMCE1 gene encoding non-structural maintenance of chromosomes element 1 homolog isoform X2, with protein sequence MDLDGGPWAVSVLLAGPGEVGDREVKAPALWCNSGPGPSTSLACNATVDKLEDFINNINSVLESLYIEIKRGVTEDDGRPIYALVNLATTSVSKMATDFAENELDLFRKALELIIDSETGFASSTNILNLVDQLKGKKMRKKEAEQVLQKFVQNKWLIEKEGEFTLHGRAILEMEQYIRETYPDAVKICNICHSLLIQGQSCETCGIRMHLPCVAKYFQSNAEPRCPHCNDYWPHEIPEVFDPEKERESGISKSNKKSLRSRQR encoded by the exons ATGGACCTGGATGGTGGCCCCTGGGCTGTGAGCGTCCTGCTGGCAGGGCCAGGGGAGGTGGGTGACAGAGAGGTCAAAGCCCCGGCCTTGTGGTGCAACTCTGG CCCAGGACCCAGCACAAGCCTGGCAT GCAATGCCACTGTAGATAAGTTGGAGGACTTCATCAACAACATTAACAGTGTCTTGGAGTCCTTGTATATCGAGATAAAGAGAGGAGTCACGGAAGATGACGGGAGACCCATTTATGCGTTG GTGAATCTTGCTACAACTTCAGTTTCCAAAATGGCTACGGATTTTGCAGAGAATGAACTGGATCTGTTTAGAAAGGCT CTGGAACTAATTATTGACTCAGAAACTGGCTTTGCGTCTTCCACAAACATTTTGAACCTGGTTGATCAACTTAAAGGcaagaagatgaggaagaaggaagcGGAGCAGGTGCTGCAGAAGTTTGTCCAAAACAAGTGGCTAATTGAG AAGGAAGGGGAGTTCACCCTGCATGGCCGGGCCATCCTGGAAATGGAGCAATACATCCGGGAGACGTACCCCGACGCGGTGAAGATCTGTAATATCTGTCACAGCCTCCTCATCCAG GGTCAAAGCTGCGAAACCTGTGGGATCAGGATGCACTTACCCTGCGTGGCCAAGTACTTCCAGTCAAACGCCGAACCGCGCTGCCCCCACTGCAACGACTACTGGCCCCATGAGATCCCAG AAGTCTTTGACCCTGAGAAGGAGAGGGAGTCTGGTATCTCGAAATCGAACAAAAAGTCCCTGCGGTCCAGGCAGCGTTAG